A window of the Gossypium hirsutum isolate 1008001.06 chromosome A05, Gossypium_hirsutum_v2.1, whole genome shotgun sequence genome harbors these coding sequences:
- the LOC121228882 gene encoding asparagine--tRNA ligase, cytoplasmic 2: MPDEPDAGIWSSLLSSCKTFNALDIGAKVTDKTFETKLRWGVPLTAEHLSYLADDHYKRPVIIYDYPKAVKPFYVRLNDDGKTVAAFDMVVPKMGTVITGSQSEERLDMLSARMKEFDLSRDQYEWYQDLRKHGTVKHSGFRLGFDLMVLLMTGLTDVRDVVPFPRTHGKANN; encoded by the exons ATGCCTGATGAACCAGATGCTGGAATCTGGAGTTCATTACTCAGTTCCTGTAAAACTTTTAATGCACTGGATATTGGAGCTAAA GTGACAGATAAGACTTTCGAAACAAAACTTCGATGGGGAGTCCCTTTAACAGCTGAACATCTAAG CTACTTGGCTGATGATCACTATAAGAGACCTGTGATTATTTATGATTATCCAAAAGCAGTTAAGCCATTTTATGTACGCTTGAATGATGATGGAAAAACAGTGGCCGCTTTTGATATGGTTGTACCCAAG ATGGGAACAGTGATTACGGGTAGCCAAAGTGAAGAGCGGCTTGACATGCTAAGTGCAAG AATGAAGGAATTTGACTTGTCAAGAGATCAGTACGAATGGTACCAAGATCTTCGCAAGCATGGAACAGTCAAGCACTCTGGGTTTAGACTAGGGTTCGACCTTATGGTTCTTCTTATGACTGGCCTCACTGATGTCAGAGATGTAGTTCCTTTTCCCCGAACTCATGGCAAAGCCAACAACTAA
- the LOC107903137 gene encoding protein SOB FIVE-LIKE 5 isoform X2, whose product MDMSASQCGSDCESGWTLYLDQSSYSQKRCQKFSRSFRVEDEEQDLSMVSDASSGPRHYCQDYEECLDENGSFCSAPAPPEPAKKSSKNKKKIKEHGSNQQHSFLDDTASSPVISFSKKNCRKEASIDLLDFSQGFSGTHIKLCHLFFRGNQHSTKKLVS is encoded by the exons ATGGATATGTCAGCTTCACAATGTGGTAGTGATTGTGAATCGGGTTGGACCTTATACTTAGATCAATCCTCATATTCTCAAAAAAGGTGTCAAAAGTTTAGTAGGAGCTTCCGGGTTGAAGATGAGGAGCAGGACTTATCCATGGTGTCGGATGCATCTTCTGGCCCAAGGCATTATTGCCAAGATTACGAGGAATGCCTTGATGAAAATGGGAGCTTCTGTTCTGCTCCTGCACCCCCTGAACCAGCTAAGAAAAGcagtaaaaataaaaagaaaatcaaagaacATGGTAGCAATCAACAGCATTCTTTTCTTGATGACACTGCCAGTTCCCCTGTAATAAGCTTTTCCAAG AAGAACTGCAGGAAAGAAGCTTCAATAGATTTGTTGGACTTTTCACAAGGCTTCTCGGGTACACATATAAAG CTATGCCACCTTTTTTTCAGGGGAAATCAGCATTCCACAAAAAAATTGGTTTCTTGA
- the LOC107903137 gene encoding protein SOB FIVE-LIKE 5 isoform X1, which translates to MDMSASQCGSDCESGWTLYLDQSSYSQKRCQKFSRSFRVEDEEQDLSMVSDASSGPRHYCQDYEECLDENGSFCSAPAPPEPAKKSSKNKKKIKEHGSNQQHSFLDDTASSPVISFSKKNCRKEASIDLLDFSQGFSGTHIKGKSAFHKKIGFLKSGKTSSKDSGGFQEGNWE; encoded by the exons ATGGATATGTCAGCTTCACAATGTGGTAGTGATTGTGAATCGGGTTGGACCTTATACTTAGATCAATCCTCATATTCTCAAAAAAGGTGTCAAAAGTTTAGTAGGAGCTTCCGGGTTGAAGATGAGGAGCAGGACTTATCCATGGTGTCGGATGCATCTTCTGGCCCAAGGCATTATTGCCAAGATTACGAGGAATGCCTTGATGAAAATGGGAGCTTCTGTTCTGCTCCTGCACCCCCTGAACCAGCTAAGAAAAGcagtaaaaataaaaagaaaatcaaagaacATGGTAGCAATCAACAGCATTCTTTTCTTGATGACACTGCCAGTTCCCCTGTAATAAGCTTTTCCAAG AAGAACTGCAGGAAAGAAGCTTCAATAGATTTGTTGGACTTTTCACAAGGCTTCTCGGGTACACATATAAAG GGGAAATCAGCATTCCACAAAAAAATTGGTTTCTTGAAATCTGGGAAAACAAGTTCAAAAGATTCAG GTGGTTTCCAGGAAGGAAACTGGGAATGA